In a single window of the Nilaparvata lugens isolate BPH chromosome 1, ASM1435652v1, whole genome shotgun sequence genome:
- the LOC120353309 gene encoding uncharacterized protein LOC120353309, whose amino-acid sequence MSFLYGKSLQDAIEEESGSSEEDYDSDKDKEFHPSALDYNSEDSDTGSLRGQPEPSGLQCISISPEDQPADALLLLQTTDLPHTTASLHNADDQHNADVLHNADVLHNADVPHNADVPHNADVPQDGDVPHNADNVPHDADDTPPLKPRKRMRKPDCTKQSTAKRLRNSGKEYLNYKGVLVHRKNFINKNCNCRLKCFDSVTEEQRHAIFNSFYGMSDFSRQNAYLTGLIHIGQVAVRRPVNGSKPERQNSCKYYLQVAGKTLKVCKQYFLDTFSVSNGRVARALQKLKLGKSPGEDLRGKNQTATKIPENKVQGIVDHINSFPAFQSHYTRKDNPNRKYLNPELNLRKMYQLYVESCSVLGVVPEKEHYYRYIFNTKFNLHFHVTRKDTCKVCDIFKISIDVESDKQKLVDLKNKHKVHLAKADKARDYLKADAELAQEQSDEILALSVDLQKALPFPRLSVSDAYYRRNMYCYNLGIHNLASNNATMYVWDECTASRGSQEVASSILKHIDLHVSTQSHIIIYSDTCTGQNRNIKVALSLMHLVQNSPTINVVDQKFLVSGHSYLPNDSDFGLIEKSAKGKPIYLPDDWFNVIASARKKNRFIVVKMVAEDFISTAKWRNQ is encoded by the exons ATGTCGTTTTTGTACGGTAAAAGTCTGCAAGATGCAATTGAAGAAGAGAGTGGGAGTAGTGAAGAAGATTATGACAGTGATAAAGATAAAGAATTCCATCCAAGTGCCCTTGATTACAACTCTGAAG ATTCAGATACTGGATCATTGAGAGGACAGCCTGAGCCCTCGGGATTGCAGTGCATCTCAATATCTCCAG AGGATCAGCCTGCTGATGCTCTACTACTGCTACAGACAACTGATCTGCCACACACCACTGCCTCTCTTCACAACGCTGATGATCAACACAACGCTGATGTTCTACACAACGCTGATGTTCTACACAACGCTGATGTTCCACACAACGCTGATGTTCCACACAACGCTGATGTTCCACAAGATGGTGATGTTCCACACAATGCTGACAATGTTCCACACGACGCTGATGATACACCACCTCTAAAACCTCGTAAGAGAATGAGAAAACCAGATTGTACAAAACAATCCACAGccaaaagattaagaaattcaGGTAAAGAGTACCTTAATTATAAAGGTGTGTTAGTTCACAGAAAGAACTTCATTAATAAAAACTGTAATTGCCGCCTCAAATGTTTTGATTCAGTGACTGAAGAGCAACGACATGCTATTTTCAATAGCTTTTATGGTATGTCTGATTTTTCTAGACAAAATGCTTATCTTACTGGACTCATTCACATAGGTCAAGTAGCTGTGAGAAGGCCAGTCAATGGCAGCAAGCCAGAACGGCAAAATTCCtgtaaatattatttacaagttGCTGGGAAAACTCTCAAAGTATGCAAACAATACTTCTTGGATACTTTTTCAGTATCAAACGGCAGAGTTGCTAGAGCTCTACAGAAATTAAAGCTGGGTAAATCACCAGGAGAAGACCTCAGAGGGAAAAATCAAACAGCTACAAAAATTCCAGAGAATAAAGTGCAAGGCATAGTTGACCACATCAACAGTTTCCCAGCATTTCAGAGCCACTACACTCGTAAAGACAATCCAAACAGAAAATATCTTAATCCAGAactgaatttgagaaaaatgtatCAGCTGTATGTAGAAAGTTGTTCAGTGCTAGGTGTTGTACCTGAAAAAGAACATTATTATAGGTATATTTTCAACACAAAATTCAATCTACACTTTCATGTTACCAGGAAAGACACTTGTAAAGTATGtgatatatttaaaatatccatTGATGTAGAATCAGACAAACAAAAATTGGTAGATTTGAAAAACAAACACAAAGTTCACTTGGCTAAAGCTGATAAAGCTAGAGATTATTTGAAAGCTGACGCAGAACTAGCACAAGAACAAAGCGATGAAATTCTAGCCCTGAGTGTTGATCTCCAAAAAGCTCTTCCTTTCCCTAGGCTCAGTGTTTCAGATGCTTATTACCGGCGTAATATGTATTGCTACAATTTAGGAATACACAACCTTGCTTCAAATAATGCAACTATGTATGTTTGGGACGAATGCACGGCTTCTCGGGGGTCTCAAGAAGTAGCCTCTTCAATTTTGAAGCATATTGATTTACATGTATCCACTCAAAGTCACATCATAATTTACAGTGATACATGCACAGGGCAAAATCGTAATATCAAGGTTGCCCTGTCTCTAATGCATCTTGTGCAGAATAGTCCTACAATCAATGTTGTGGACCAAAAGTTCTTGGTATCTGGCCATTCCTACTTGCCAAATGATTCAGATTTTGGTCTCATAGAAAAATCTGCAAAAGGCAAACCAATCTATTTGCCAGATGATTGGTTTAATGTCATAGCTTCTGCCAGGAAAAAAAATCGCTTTATTGTTGTCAAAATGGTGGCTGAAGACTTCATATCAACTGCCAAGTGGAGAAATCAATAA